A genomic segment from Rickettsiella endosymbiont of Miltochrista miniata encodes:
- a CDS encoding rhodanese-related sulfurtransferase: MLSIINITAYRFVQLSAHILPKLQISIKSKAKELGLKGTVLLSIEGINLFISGENDAIITFHNFLNAYSYFQNLEFKKSFSNFQPFKKMLVKVKKEIISFGIDSIDPTKQTAPYITPEMLNIWLKNWPDLVLMDTRNSFEVELGSFENALNLDLNRFRDFPNAVKKLPEKLKNMPIVTFCTGGIRCEKATAYLLETGYTEVYQLEGGILNYFKKCGKKHFKGTCFVFDARESVSPNLENLY, from the coding sequence ATGTTATCTATTATCAATATAACTGCTTATCGTTTTGTTCAATTATCTGCCCATATTTTACCAAAATTACAAATTTCAATTAAATCAAAAGCTAAAGAATTAGGCTTAAAAGGAACTGTGCTATTAAGCATTGAGGGAATTAATCTATTTATATCTGGTGAAAATGATGCAATTATCACCTTTCACAATTTTCTGAATGCTTATTCCTATTTTCAAAATTTAGAATTTAAAAAAAGTTTTTCTAACTTTCAACCCTTTAAAAAAATGCTTGTTAAGGTGAAAAAAGAAATCATATCTTTTGGTATTGATAGCATAGACCCCACAAAACAAACTGCCCCATATATAACTCCGGAAATGCTCAATATTTGGCTAAAAAATTGGCCTGACTTAGTGCTTATGGACACACGAAATAGTTTTGAAGTTGAACTTGGTAGTTTTGAAAATGCCCTAAATTTAGACCTTAATCGATTTAGAGATTTTCCAAATGCGGTAAAAAAATTGCCTGAAAAGCTCAAAAATATGCCTATAGTGACATTTTGTACCGGGGGAATTCGCTGCGAAAAAGCAACCGCCTATTTATTAGAAACTGGTTACACAGAAGTTTATCAGTTAGAAGGCGGTATATTAAATTACTTTAAAAAATGCGGTAAAAAGCACTTTAAAGGAACTTGCTTTGTATTTGATGCTAGAGAGAGCGTATCCCCAAACCTAGAAAATCTGTACTAA